The genomic DNA GCACCATTCGGGAGATTCCAGGTTCGCGCTTGAGGTCTCGACGGTGCTACGTTCGCGGTGATGAAGATCATCCCGCGCTACGAATACCGTGTCTGGGGCGACGACCTCGGCTCCGCACAGGCGCAGCTTCTCGAACTGGGGACCGGGCTGAAACGTAGACGGACCAGCGAAACCTATATCGTCTCACGCGCCGAGCAGACGAATGTGAAGATCAGGTGGGGAATCCTGGACATCAAGCGACTCCTGGATCGGTGGAACTGCCTGGAGCGGTGGAAGCCCGTGTCCAAGGTCGCGTTCCCTGTCGAGAGCCAGGTGGTGTCGACGTCCGTGTTTCCACTGCTCGGGGTCGAGGCATCGTTGCCGGCGGGCGGTCTGCTGAGTGAGGAGGAGTTCGTGTCCATGGCGGATCGTCTCGAAGGGGTGATGGCCGTTCCGGTGGAAAAGGTACGCTCCCTGGTATCGATCGGGGCCTGCCGAGTGGAGGCCGGCCTTGTGACGGTCGACGGCAGCGAGCATCTGACGGTCGCGGTGGAGTCCGCAGATCCCTCGGCGGTGGAAGAAACCATCACCTTGCTGGGGATCGCCGGTCGTCCGAACGAAAGTTATCCGGCTCTGCTTCGGAGGTTGCGATGGGCGTAGAGATCGAACGCAAGTTCTTGGTCACGGGCGACGAGTGGCGTGATCTCGCCGACGGTGTCGACTATCGACAGGGATACCTGTGTACGGTCAAGGAGCGGACCGTGCGGGTTCGCACCGTCGGCGGGCGCGGCTACCTCACGGTCAAGGGCATTTCGGTTGGTGCGGTGCGTGCCGAGTTCGAGTACGAGATCCCTCGCGAGGATGCAGACCAGATGCTCGACGAGCTCTGTGAACGCCCCCTGATCTCCAAGACCCGCTATGCCATCCCCTTCCGCGGGCATGTGTGGGAGGTGGACGATTTCCACTTGGAGAATGAAGGCCTCGTCGTTGCAGAAATCGAACTGTCCGATCCGGACGAATCGTTCGACACCCCGCCGTGGATCGGGGAGGAAGTCACCGGTGATCCCCGGTTCTTCAACGCGAACCTGATTGCACACCCCTACTCGGTTTGGGGCGACGAGGAACCCGCCGGGTAGCCTGACGGCTCGATGGCCGAGGGCTCCAACGTCGAACCGGACGATTACCGACGCAATTTCGCTGCCGGGCTCGTCCACGGGATCTTCTTTCAGGCATCGTCGGCCCTTGCGAACGTACAGACGGTGCTTCCGTCGTTCGTCGCACTGCTGACGCCGTCGGCGCTCGCCGTCGGATCGATGGCTGCGGTGCAGGGCGCGGGACAGGTGATTCCACAGCTCTTCACCGCGTATCTGATCGAAGATCGGCCGCGTCGTAAGCCGATCCTGTTGTGGGTGATCACTCTGCGATGGGTGTCCTTCGGGTTGCTTGCCTTCTTGACCTGGCAACTCGGAGCGACCAGGCCGGGTGTGGTCCTCGGGGTGTTCCTCGTCCTGTTCGGGATGTTCTCGCTGGCAGGTGGTGTGGGAACGGTCGTCTACGCCGATGTATTCGCCAAGGCGATCCCGACTCGACGGCGGGGAAGGTTCATCGGATGGCGCCAGCTGCTCGGATACGGTCTCGCCATCGCGGCGGGGTACCTGGTCAAGGCGGTGCTGGGGAACGAGCGGATCGCATTCCCGTCGAATTACGCGTTGATCTTCGCGTTCTCCGCGCTGGCGCTCCTGGTGGCCTTCACCGGGTTCGCGATGATCCGGGAGCCGGTGTACCCGGTCGAGCGCCGGTCGAGTTCGCTGGGGGATCTTCTTCGACGCGCCTGGCGCCTTGCAGGTGACAACGCCAATTTCCGCTGGTTCCTCACGACACAGGCGCTCACGATGGCGGTGCTGTCGCTGGGACCGTTCTACGTGGTCTTTGCTCTCGGCAGTGGTGACGTATCCAGGGGGCAGGTCGGTGTGTTTCTTGCCATTCAGATGGCCGGGGCGGCGCTTTCGAATCTTCTCTGGGGTTGGATGGGCGACCGGTTTGGAAACCGGGCCGTGATCATCGGGGTGGTTCTCGTCGGGGGGCTGACCCCGATTTCGGCACTCGTGGCAGGTTCGGCGCCCGGGCTGTTCGTCAT from Actinomycetota bacterium includes the following:
- a CDS encoding CYTH domain-containing protein, coding for MGVEIERKFLVTGDEWRDLADGVDYRQGYLCTVKERTVRVRTVGGRGYLTVKGISVGAVRAEFEYEIPREDADQMLDELCERPLISKTRYAIPFRGHVWEVDDFHLENEGLVVAEIELSDPDESFDTPPWIGEEVTGDPRFFNANLIAHPYSVWGDEEPAG
- a CDS encoding MFS transporter, with the translated sequence MAEGSNVEPDDYRRNFAAGLVHGIFFQASSALANVQTVLPSFVALLTPSALAVGSMAAVQGAGQVIPQLFTAYLIEDRPRRKPILLWVITLRWVSFGLLAFLTWQLGATRPGVVLGVFLVLFGMFSLAGGVGTVVYADVFAKAIPTRRRGRFIGWRQLLGYGLAIAAGYLVKAVLGNERIAFPSNYALIFAFSALALLVAFTGFAMIREPVYPVERRSSSLGDLLRRAWRLAGDNANFRWFLTTQALTMAVLSLGPFYVVFALGSGDVSRGQVGVFLAIQMAGAALSNLLWGWMGDRFGNRAVIIGVVLVGGLTPISALVAGSAPGLFVIVFALMGSTISGVRLGFNNMILEMASVSLRPTCVALQNTLLTPVMLLPLIVGAVADAWTYAALFWSGGVLMLLGVFAALRIRDPRFDPEAVCVEKR